The genomic region ttggggaaattggtgagggtagtttagaggaatgacaTGATTTATGGATTGATTTTGTGTAGTGTCACCTTGTagcccttgtccaccaacgagagttggttaggttgtaaattggatACCCGGAATTTGATCTTGTCACCAAccaaggttgagaccgaaagggagaaccgagggagggtgcctctagactagcgtttgaaatcgacctccgagaggaggagtgggatgacccggaatacgatgagtaCTTAATGACTTTGACCAAGTTCTTGACCTCCTTGGAaatatgcatgtttttggggttgttgggtgttgaatttgggattccgaccttcgaacccgagaggggggttggtgggtagggctagtgtcctacttcgaacccgagaggggggtcttaggcgaattagagccatctcctcctcaCCTTTCTAGCCTTATGATTAGCCTAGGAAATTAATTGTATGAAGTTACGGATTGTCGGGGGATAACCGAGTTCTAGGCTTTTTAATCATTTGAATTACACCTTAATCTTATCTTGCTCTTTTTCATCTCTCTTGTTAAATTGCATCttattttgtttagtttagttgttaGAATATTACCCTCACCTTtttattgtcgacttagctaagctTAAGAATTAAAACGATCAGTAATCTTCCTAGCTcctcgtgggatcgaccctcaatagtgtacaacgacaatcgtgcacttgcgaggtataattTGATAACACCATCAGCCACCTTTTCTGTTGCATCTGGTTTATGTTTGAACAAGAATAAGTCTGAGATCTACTTCAATGGGGTTAAGACTGATACAGTGGatgcaattttacaagttttTGGGTTTCATAGGGGTACTCTCCCTTTTAGGTATTTGGGTATCCCTATCTCTTCAAAAAAATTGACAAAGAATGAGAGGATGAAGATCACTGATAGGattgttgctaggattagggggtGGGGAGCAAAGCATCTGTCCTATGTTGGCAGATTGGTTTTGGTACAATCTGTCTTGTCCTCTCTCCATTCATATTGGGCTACTATTTTTTTGATCCCTAGTGGCATCATGAATAGAATTAATTCTATTTGCAGAAATTTCTTATGGGGTGCTACATCTGATTATAAGAATCCTCCCAACAATAATTGGGATACCTGTTGCATGCCTAAGGAAGAAGGGGGCCTTGGTGTTAAAGACGCAAAAAATTAGAATAAGGCATTGTTGGGCAAATATGTTTGGTGGCTTGTTAACAAAAAGGATCATCTTTGGGTACGGTGGGTGaatcatgtttatatgaaaggtACATCCTGGACTGACTACATGGCTCCTTCTGATTGTAGTTGGTCTTGGAAGAAGATTGTCCTCATTATGTCTATTTTCAAGCAAGCCTATTCGGTTAAAGCTGGATATGATTGGCTTATAGGTCAGCAACCTAAGGTAGATTGGAGTTATGTTTGCTGGAATCATCTTAATTTGCCAAAGTCTTCATTTATCTGTTGGGAATAAATGCATAAGTGTCTGCCTACAAGAGATAGACTGATCAGGATGGGTTTTTCTATTGATCCAGTTTGTCCTACTTGTTGCCAAGCACCTGAGACTCGCTCTCATCTGATTTATGAGCGTGCCTATGCAATAAAATGTTTCAAACTTCTTCACTCTAGGTTGCACATTCGGTTCAGAGTGCAGGATCTTGTTCACTGGTTTTCTACTGTAAGAAGACTCACAAAACTGCAGAAGAGGTTTATTAGCGCGTGTCATGTAGCTCTCATTTATTGGTTATGGAGAATTAGAAATGAAGCTAGGATGAATGCAGTAGTGAGGAGGTCTGAAGTACTTGTGCTACAAGTTCTTCATGATATCAAAGCTAGAGTTTTGGCTCTTAACAATGCTCCTCTCCTCCCTAGAGATCAAGCATGGTTCCAAAACTTGTAATTTTTGTAGCTTAGTTCTTTTTGGCTGAtccgttttttttttatgtacATTCTATATGGAGAGATGTAATTttttatgatatatatatatatatatatatatatatatatatatatatatatatatatatatatatatatatatatatatatatatacattgttgtcgagaatcgcgattcgatccaaagattctacgattttacgatccataAATGCTAGACCGATCATggatcctacgattttacgatcctacgattcgaTTCCATactaaaaaaattaatatatatttttatataatgataccgtaaaacccaaatttcgtgtaagttgtttatacaatgatactaaaatcattaattaccaatattttatgaataaatattaataaataagtgttttgattttcaattatatgtttttaccaaataaaaaattatatttagtgagtttgtagaatctttcgattctacgatccgattctatcgattcgatcctaccctccccatcgatccaaagtagaatcccgatcctgacaacattgtatatatatatatatatatatatatatatatatatatatatatatatatatatatatatatatatatatacttacctttccccaaaaaaaaaacaattagcTAAAATATGTGTAGAAATATATATACTAATGTAGTCTAATGtaaagaaaaattaaaaaaaattcgtGTATTCTCTGTAAGGACCGTATATACTCCTCATACCTAAACCTTTATAATATTTCATTTAATGGATTGCTTATAAGTATAAGGATGACGATCCTCCCGAAGAAAacaagaatttttttttaaaaaaaattaacgtGAAAGTCAAAACCAATTCTTATATCCTACACCCATGTGTAGGATACTCTATACTCCCTCCCACTCCCCCACTCCCCACTCATTCTCAACTTCCTTTTTAAGAAGCAGTTACCACTATCATATTCAATTTAAGTGTTTTGTAGTATTGCATTCACGATATGACACTATCATATTCCAATAAATTTTAATGAATATGACAATGTTGTATAATGAATATGCGCTTTATAATGTGATATAATGTGATATTCACAATATAacactattatattcactttTAGTTTAGTGAATATAACAGTGTAgtttgatgaatatgtattatATAGTGTGATATTCATCTCATGTCTCTATTATATTCACTTTTAATTTAGTAAATATGGCAttatagtttagtgaatatgactctATTTGTTCAAATATGTTGAACAATGACGATCTTGAACGTTTTATTCCATATCAAAACCGCATAATACAAAATAATTTAAAGGaataaaaataattatgtgatatgatatgaatatgtcaattacGTGATGTGAATATATGAGAAAAattgaaataaataacaaaatatatCAAATATGATCTCTACTTGTAAAGgaataaaaattatgaataatgatatattttttataattttataatttattaaatttaataaCTATTTATTATAAGAAAAATTTAAAGGAGAGAGCACCATGCACCATACTCTATGACTCCTCAGTGCATGGTATAATTTACCTCAAAACTGCATGCACGTAGAATGTAGTGCAAATGTGCAATGCTACGTGGAAATTAAAACTGCCACGTAAAATGTTATTGCATGCAAAATTAATGTGGTTATTAAAAATGCATGCATGCCACGTAGAATGTATATTGCATTGGCAGCAGAAATTgtcttataaataaatttgtccAGTATAACATATGAGGCAACCAAACCCACCTCAAGTATacaattaattatataaaaaaaaaaaacggtaaAATCTCAATCTCAATTCCAAGAAGGAATGGCTCCCTCTTTTCCTCATGAAAATGTCACAATTTTTAGACTTTATCCGATTGTGAAGGATGTCCCTAGCCAGGTAAATATTCTCCCTTcatcattttattttaatttgcgCGGTTTCAGAAGcgatatttaattaaataaatgtATTTTCTATCTATATGTTTAAACTTCCTTTATCTTGTAAAGGAGACGGAGAGAGTATATTTctttctgatggggcatattctgcaccgctgaccaagtcaacacattgagcaaggtcaagggtattcacagcaaagtcaacgacttagacagtctagccggtgAAGCCCATCTACTGTCACCGGGTCTCGGCAGGACAACCAGCCAGTAGGGACAcaaccgcgtactcatatccaagaccctcggcgagcctcgccacagtccatcggccgagggtataatGATCTTTTCActtgatagccacttggccaccacgtgacaaaaggtaaaagctataaatactcctcaaccttcattgaggaaaggatccacaaattgacctaataaccactattcatccgGTAATATCTTGCTtatctctacaatacactcttagccaagttacaacaacttctctctaagtttccgacttgagcgtcggagtgagtacgctcggccaaagccgagccctcgatttgttcatcgtttcaggagaccgcatgaggaggattcaagcaaggacatcattctactagctacgagtggtaacaaacatccgctccggaattacacccggaacaattggcgccgtctgtggggaaagcaaactagaagctagtcacattcattcccaaacaacaaaaacacaaacacaaaaaacccacccaaaaagctaagatgtcgaaacaacaagtagtcgtgaccgacgaaaccgagctacaccaagatgatacatttcaccattTTGGAGTAGTGCAACCCTCCACCCGTGAGTAGTCCAACCgaattcggaatgccgataatACGGACACGCCGCcgtccgccaaccaggtcaccatcatgggacaggtggttgacgtagcaaaaccgaAGACACTCCTGGACCTGGTGGGAGTACACCATCTCACATAGGCACGCCGACACGAGCGGCGGAAGCCGTCCCAGAGGCCGGGGCCCGtaacgtgactccaagaaacttgaacggagcaccgggagaagcagaccctaccaagacgccggaggagcccaaagtggtcgtggtaaacgTAAGTCCTTCGCGCATTCGGGAGAGGACATCGccgccgcaacaccgacgaggcacaccccggagaACAGTGGGCCCGACTCAGAGagccggagaagaagcccgagccggagaagaagtccttcccgctacgaggagagaagccggactaggaacgcgaggagtcggtcgccgcgtgtcatccgacacgtggtcaaacaCCCCTCGGTGATTATGTCctagacaccgccgtgccaaccaagtcaagttgccggcgttcacatataAAGGAGACAACGACccgaccgaccacgccgaggctttcgagtcttacatgtcggtgtgggagcagcctgatgaggtccAGTGCgcagtcttcccaacgactcgcatgggatggctcaaaaccggtacaaggggcttcccgacggttcggtatcttgtttcgccgacctaaaagacgccttcttagcccaagactcttgcaacaaaaggacggtcgtggagacgcgtcggacctcccgactatcaagcggggaggagggcgagtctctacgaagctatatgaagggttcgacggcaaggtccagcagattcgagaaatcaaCCCCGAACTTGCGGCTTTCgaccgatgaagggcctcccaaagggaaacttaaaagacgagctcatcaagcacggggtTTGGGCCggacgccgccaggaagatgaccgatcaggccatcaaggtagaagattACCACAAAACCGGGTAGGCCCAGCGACGCCGAGCCCTCGAGAGAGGAAAAGCCGCCGGGATGATAGCCCGGATGAGAGACGCCGCGGCGACAATAGGTCACGGTCCGATAAGTCCGCCAGAAATGtaaactcggcgggcgccggggagttcggcaCCTCACTACCGAAAGCAAgacgatgatcacacccccctggttgtaTCCGCGCAAGTCTTCGCTCCGAGCAAAAGCGAAggtcgaagtgggaaaggcccctaaGCCAAGGGGCGACGGTGACACAAGCCAATAttgcgagtaccacggctacaccggccacttaacaaacgattgccgacacctgaaaaatgccattgaggaactgatccggaagggaagcctAGGCAAATATATTGCCGGAGGGCGAAGAGCAGATGCCGGCGGATCAAATAAAAAACCCGTCTTAGAACAGAAAGGAGTAATTAATGTCGTCATCAGGGGCAACGAGGGCGGCGAGTCCACTCGTGggtacaaacggcacctgaatgagctatatcaagccatcaactttgtgcccaacttagcaacccccgcttccaacgTCCCCGATATGACAatcgggaagaaggactacgaaggagtcgtcgcTCCTCACGCCGATCCACCGACAAAGTCCaccggacatagccaaccacttggtgaagaggtgcctaattgacacgGGCGCTTACACAAATATTATGTACGGAGAATGCTTTCTTAGCCTCGGTGCGAAGGTTGAGGACTTGACCCCTGCACCAGCCCGTTGTACGCCTTCTCCGGGGCGGCATGGTACCCCCGGGGTCAATCAGTCGCAAGAACGTTCGGAGAGCGAGGTGCAGCCAAGAGCGTTATGTCGGAATTCATGGTCATTGACGgatcatccgcctacaacgtcctcataggccgagacACCCTGAGTGATGTAgacgcggtgatgtccatccgggctctgacattgatgtatgtctcggaccggggggaagcgcataagctcgtctcgaagaacgagacCGATGAGGTGGTCAATATCCAagtatccgccagagggtgcaacctgcaatccttcaaagcggcgaagaaatcagaaaaggggaagagcccatccttacgacaggatgGCAAACACACGAATACCATTGTCGGCATGGTAGAGGGAgcggagaccgaggaggtagagattgacccaggccgcaccgtgaCTATCGGTGTCGACTTGGAGCCAAAGTTCAGAGCCGCTCTCCTAGATCTGCTGAAggaaaacaaagacgtcttcgcctactcagcggccgagatgccaggcgtgagccgggaggtaatcattcacaagctaaacgtactccccaccgctcgccctgtcaagcaaaggatgagaaactcctcggccgagaaagacgacgccatcaaagccgaggtagataaattactagcagcaggctttattatgccttgtacttatcctgagtggttagccaacgtcgtaatggtgaagaaatcatcgggggcatggagaatgtgcgtagattttaccaaccttaataaagcatgccccaaggattgttaccctttgcctcggatagatagcttaatcgacgccacggcagactACACCATGCCGAGctcgctagacgccttctcgggatatcaccaggtattcatggatgaggaggacatgcctaaatgcgcattcatcaccgcgaacggcacatacatgtacaaaatgatgccgtttggtttgaaaaacgccggtgCAACGTACACCGGATCGGTGGACAAAGTATTCCAaagtcaaaaagggcgaaacgttgaggcttacgtcgacgacgctatcgtgaaaagcaagtccgacaacaGCACTGGCCGATTTACGGGAAACGTTTTGTtcgctaaggaaatacaagatgaagctcaacccaatgaagtgCAACCGGTGTCCGGCagtaaattcctcggtgtactcGTCGGTGCGAGGCATTGATGCTAATCCGAttaaagtccaagcaatcctaaatctgccggaaccaaggaatcgaaaagaggttatgatgccgggagagaatggcggctctcgcccgtttcatctctcggtcagccgacaaaagtactccattcttcaaagtgttgaaagggaataaagacttcagctgggggaggAACAAAGCACGCTTTCAAGCAGCGACtaaaagctcatcttcgactctcccaactctgtcccagtgccgatctttggggagacgctatacctttACATAgcagattacctcggccacggtcggtcgtgatcatcgggaagaagacaaacaagaacacccaatctactttgtcacccaTACACCGCTGGCCGCCGAGAAAAATTACCCGCTAATTGAAAAAGCGACTTTCGCCTTTCGCGTCGTCGccgccgcaaggaagttaaaaccctacttcgacgctcatcccgtgacggtcctaaccgaccagcctttggaaaaagctttggagaaattcgaacaatccggtaggcttatcaaatgggcggtagaAACtctcggcttcggcattcaagtacaaaccaaggccttcgataaaggggcaagcacttgcagatttcctggccgaatgcacatatcaagaagagccaaaccaggtgtatgggaggtttacaccgacggctcctccacgacgaacggctcgggagccggcatccttatcatcagcccaaacggagacgagtttgagtacgctttgaaatttaccttctcggcgtcgaacaacgagtccgaatacgaagcggtgataaccggagtcgagatgGCCAGAGTcacggagcagaacacattgtgttgaagatgaCTCACTTTtggttggttactaaccaaatcggaggagagtttgaggctcgggatgaCGGGATGGTGAGATACTTGGAAAGGGTAAAAACCGacatagcaaaattgaaatctttccaaatccaatgtgtccctgtgtccgagaacaaccgagccgacgctctctcaaagcttgccaccAACCGTCAAAAACGTCACCGAACCGTGCTTGTAGACATCgggaatgcgaagagcatcaccgAGACCATCGGCATGGTAGGGGACGTGgaaaccgagacgacgtggatgactccgataatgaaatacaaactcacAAGCGAGTTACCGGATAACCGCAATCTCTCGGCTAAGCTCAAAAGGATCTCCGCCAGGTACTTGGTATTCGAAGGGGAATCGTAtggaaggtccgtaataagacccctcttgaaatgtgtcggcccgaccgacgcagagctaatactgacagagattcacgagggcatatgcggacaccacatgggggcaagaacactagcccacaaagctctccgagccggctacttctggcccaccatgcttcaagactccagaacaaagaccaagaagtgcacgaacgtCGATGCATGcccggtgatacatgctccttcccgagacctacaaccggtgcttagccccctccctttcgcacagtgggggatggatatgctagggccgtttccaacggcctccggaggaaggaagttcctgatcgtcgccgttgattacttcaccaaatgggttgaagctgtagcagtaccggcaaagaccacagcggccgtcagaaaggtaatctgggaaaatgttataacccgttttggattgccccaagtcatggtatttgaccacggccgagaattttggagtgactcGATAATGAatctggttagaagagcttggcatcaagtatgCGTattcctccgtccgccacccacgagcaacggacAAAGTGCGGGCGACCAATaagacaatcctcaacggtttgaagaagacaaagtggaagaccttaaaggaagatgggccgatgaactaccggcGTCCCGTGGTCCCTACGGACCaccgagaaagaagcaacggggtacactccCTTCCATTTAGTCTACGGATCGAAGCGATCCTACCGATTGAAGCgacggtgccgacattcgaacggctacctttaatccaatcgaaaatgaggaaggccttaaAGCCTCCCTAGATctagtcgaagaaagccgagatacggcacgcctcaacttggcagtataccaaaaccggatgagaagagcctacaaccgaagagtccacaagagggacttaaaagtaggagatctagtcctaagaaagtcggccgccaccaacaaaggaaatattcacggtaaactaacggccaactgggagggtccctatgAGGTGATTGAAGAAATGAgaccgggtacataccggctgacggacatggagggtgtgcctttgatgagccattggaacaccgacaacttaagaaagtactttgtatagcggcggaggtgtccaaacccaatgtggacaccccaacgcgtgatcttAAATGAAGAAACAACCAAGTTTTCCATCCAAGTGCCTGTCCTCCATAATCGccaccggtacgctagaagaattgctaccgagccataaccccgttaccttggcaactggccgggagcgacggggacacaatgaccggtacgctagaagaattgctaccgagccataaccccgttaccttggcaattggccgggagcgacggggacacaatgaccggtacgctagaagaattgctaccgagccataaccccgttaccttggcaactggccgggagcgacggggacacaatgaccgatacgctagaagaattgctaccgagccataaccccgttaccttggcaatcggccggagcgacggggacacaatgaccgtgaCGCTAGAAGAATTtctaccgagccataaccccgttaccttggcaatcggtcgggagcgacggggacacaatgaccgtacgctagaagaattgctaccgagccataaccccgttaccttggcaatcggccggagcgacggggacacaatgaccggtgacgctagaagaattgctaccgagccataaccccgttaccttcgCAATCGTcgggagcgacggggacacaatgaccgtgacgctagaagaattgctaccgagccataaccccgttaccttggcaatcggtcgggagcgacggggacacaatgaccggtacgctagaagaattgctaccgagccataaccccgttaccttggcaatcggtcggagcgacggggacacaatgaccagagacgctagaagaattgctaccgagccataacccgttaccttggcaatggtcgggagcgacggggacacaatgaccggacgctagaagaattgctaccgagccataaccccgttaccttggcaatcggcgggagcgacggggacacaatgaccgtacgctagaagaattgctaccgagccataaccccgttaccttggcaactggccgggagcgacggggacacaatgaccggtacgctagaagaattgctaccgagccataaccccgttaccttggcaactggccgggagcgacggggacacaatgaccggtacgctagaagaattgctaccgagccataaccccgttaccttggcaaccGGCCGGAGCggcggggacacaatgaccggtacgctagaagaattgctaccgagccataaccccgttaccttcgCAATGGCcgggagcgacggggacacaatgaccggtacgctagaagaattgctaccgagccataaccccgttaccttggcaactggccgggagcgacggggacacaatgaccggtacgctagaagaattgctaccgagccataTTGGCcgggagcgacggggacacaatgaccggtacgctagaagaattgctatcgagccgtaacccccgTTACCTCCGCAAacttgccgagagcgacggggacgcACCGGTCAGTACACCAAAGACGTTACGCAGTTGAGATATACATTCGAACTGCCTCGGCCATACCAAAGGTAAAAaacaaaggcactcaattaataacgcaaaaagGACAAACAAAGATGGTTGATcaatgcctcggccaagccaaaggccaaaAGGATAAACTTTGTTAAAAGAGTTGTaagaagaatacagacgacggccgtccccataggggtaagcctaaacacaacctaccaagaaagtttttacaaacagggaaaagaaaagcaaaagattacaagcatatcaattgaagcgccaaaagatggcagggaggaaaggctcaatagttggccccgaacgcctaaggctatccgagatgccgggtgagtcggGAGACGACCGC from Silene latifolia isolate original U9 population chromosome 3, ASM4854445v1, whole genome shotgun sequence harbors:
- the LOC141648618 gene encoding uncharacterized protein LOC141648618; amino-acid sequence: MHKCLPTRDRLIRMGFSIDPVCPTCCQAPETRSHLIYERAYAIKCFKLLHSRLHIRFRVQDLVHWFSTVRRLTKLQKRFISACHVALIYWLWRIRNEARMNAVVRRSEVLVLQVLHDIKARVLALNNAPLLPRDQAWFQNL